A window of the Lentisphaera araneosa HTCC2155 genome harbors these coding sequences:
- a CDS encoding sulfatase: protein MIKSVLVVMFIITSQVALATSPLAEAKSKKMNVLFIPIDDLKPMLGCYGDQAIITPNIDRIAERGTVFLNASCQQAICGPSRASLMTGMYPDHTKVWDLATKMRDINPDILSIPQYFKQQGYETTGVGKTFDPRCVDGGKFQDKPSWSIPYHKAGGKGYANPEVAKAWKKAAELVKGRTFKMGYQRNKAMARLGDPICRPATECMDVPDHVYKDGAVARVGAKLLEELSKADKPFFLSVGFAKPHLPFVAPKKYWDMYNSHDIQVAEYQKSAKNDTKIAYKSLGEIAAYSDMPEKGPIDQETQKHLIHGYMATTSYMDAQLGLLLDKLEELGIANNTIICLWGDHGFHLGDHGMWTKHTNFEQAVRSPLLIAAPKGFKPNSTNAPVELVDIFPTLCDLAGLDIPTHLPGKSLAPVMKDTSTSVRYAALGQYPRGNKTMGYTLRSERYRYVKWLNLDYRKSVAKGKLVATQLFDYEKDPLETVNLAANPEYKKIIDSFEAEFARRNVAQVK from the coding sequence ATGATAAAAAGTGTATTAGTGGTGATGTTTATAATCACCTCACAAGTGGCCCTGGCGACATCACCGCTGGCGGAAGCAAAATCTAAAAAAATGAACGTGCTGTTTATACCGATAGACGATCTGAAGCCAATGCTTGGCTGTTACGGTGATCAGGCTATTATAACGCCAAATATTGACCGTATCGCTGAACGGGGAACTGTTTTTCTTAACGCGTCGTGCCAACAGGCAATTTGTGGGCCATCACGAGCAAGCCTGATGACTGGCATGTATCCGGATCACACCAAAGTATGGGATCTAGCGACAAAAATGCGCGATATCAATCCGGATATTCTCAGTATTCCTCAGTACTTCAAACAACAGGGCTACGAAACAACTGGTGTAGGAAAAACATTTGATCCCCGCTGTGTAGATGGCGGAAAATTTCAGGACAAACCATCGTGGTCTATTCCGTATCACAAGGCAGGTGGTAAAGGCTATGCAAACCCGGAAGTTGCCAAGGCGTGGAAAAAAGCTGCCGAACTTGTAAAAGGAAGAACATTCAAAATGGGATACCAGCGTAATAAAGCCATGGCCCGACTTGGAGATCCAATATGCAGACCCGCCACAGAATGCATGGATGTGCCTGATCACGTCTATAAAGATGGCGCGGTCGCACGAGTAGGAGCAAAACTGCTTGAGGAACTCTCAAAAGCTGACAAACCATTCTTCCTTTCAGTCGGATTTGCCAAGCCCCACCTGCCCTTTGTCGCCCCTAAGAAGTATTGGGATATGTATAATTCCCATGACATACAAGTAGCCGAATATCAGAAAAGCGCTAAGAATGACACCAAAATTGCTTACAAGTCCCTTGGGGAAATCGCTGCATATAGCGATATGCCCGAAAAGGGGCCTATTGATCAAGAAACCCAAAAGCATCTGATTCATGGCTACATGGCAACGACAAGCTATATGGATGCTCAGCTCGGGCTGCTTCTTGATAAGCTTGAAGAATTGGGAATTGCCAACAATACCATAATCTGCCTGTGGGGCGATCACGGTTTCCATCTGGGGGATCACGGAATGTGGACGAAGCATACAAACTTTGAGCAGGCTGTGCGATCACCCTTACTTATAGCTGCCCCCAAAGGATTTAAGCCAAATAGCACCAATGCGCCGGTGGAATTGGTCGATATCTTCCCGACACTTTGTGATCTTGCCGGTCTTGATATTCCTACACACCTTCCGGGTAAGAGTCTTGCGCCGGTAATGAAAGACACTTCCACTTCGGTCCGCTACGCAGCATTGGGACAGTACCCGCGTGGGAATAAGACAATGGGATATACGCTAAGAAGCGAAAGATATCGTTATGTGAAATGGTTGAATCTAGATTACCGGAAAAGCGTTGCGAAAGGAAAATTGGTCGCAACACAACTGTTTGATTATGAAAAAGACCCGCTTGAAACGGTAAATCTAGCAGCCAATCCCGAATATAAAAAGATAATTGATTCCTTTGAAGCTGAATTTGCCAGACGCAATGTCGCCCAAGTTAAATAG
- a CDS encoding sulfatase, giving the protein MSIIKNLVLLVVSFLFALGNFAVTAHAAELPNFVVILTDDQGWGTTSILYDPDVSESKSDFFQTPNLERLAKMGMRFTDGYASHPNCSPSRAALLTGRSPAGLKFTDIARHVGPFYEGNRMIPAKKINALPSEDVTLPEIIKQNLPQYRAAHFGKWHLSGGGPEAHGFDAGDGATQNGQGKGNLPDDPKRAFSITKRGNEWMEKQVQASKPFYLQISHYATHLGYQSKPETTKTFEQTPVGKRHQNVRFAAMIHDMDAAIGQTLDKIKELGIQDNTYVIYTADNGTFPTFDASNINGPLRGSKATVWEAGIRVPFIVAGPGIAGDSVSRRAVIGYDIYPTICDILGIGKLPGKVEGGSFKHLLRAPDGTPVKRPHDFLVFHWPHYQHRKNSTPATTIRRDDMKLHYFYETKQSMLFDLGKDLAEQNDLAPAMPEKAAELKKTMMTYLETIDANMPTENPGYDPAKDPAKKGQK; this is encoded by the coding sequence ATGAGTATTATAAAAAATCTAGTATTGTTAGTTGTTTCGTTTCTGTTTGCTCTTGGTAATTTTGCCGTTACTGCCCATGCTGCGGAGCTTCCGAACTTCGTCGTAATCCTCACCGACGATCAGGGCTGGGGAACGACGTCGATTCTGTATGATCCCGACGTCTCAGAATCGAAGAGCGACTTCTTTCAGACGCCGAACCTCGAACGCCTGGCAAAGATGGGCATGCGCTTCACTGACGGCTATGCATCGCACCCCAATTGCTCGCCATCGCGTGCTGCGCTGCTGACCGGTCGGAGTCCCGCAGGCTTGAAGTTCACCGATATTGCCCGCCACGTGGGTCCGTTCTATGAGGGGAATCGCATGATCCCGGCAAAGAAGATCAATGCCTTGCCGAGCGAAGATGTTACGTTGCCCGAGATCATCAAACAGAACCTGCCGCAATACAGGGCCGCGCACTTTGGCAAGTGGCATCTGAGTGGTGGCGGGCCCGAAGCGCATGGATTCGATGCCGGCGACGGTGCGACGCAAAATGGACAAGGCAAAGGCAACCTGCCGGACGATCCCAAGCGCGCATTCAGTATCACGAAACGCGGTAACGAATGGATGGAAAAGCAAGTACAGGCAAGCAAGCCGTTCTATCTGCAGATCTCGCACTACGCCACGCACCTCGGCTATCAGTCAAAGCCAGAGACAACGAAGACGTTTGAGCAGACCCCTGTCGGTAAGCGGCACCAGAATGTACGATTCGCGGCGATGATTCACGACATGGATGCGGCAATTGGTCAGACACTCGACAAGATCAAGGAGCTCGGTATACAGGACAATACCTATGTCATCTATACGGCCGACAATGGTACGTTCCCGACCTTCGACGCATCAAACATCAATGGTCCGCTGCGGGGCAGCAAAGCTACAGTCTGGGAAGCGGGTATTCGTGTCCCGTTCATCGTCGCCGGCCCGGGTATAGCAGGCGACAGTGTTTCGCGGCGGGCGGTCATCGGTTACGACATCTACCCGACGATCTGCGACATACTGGGTATAGGGAAATTGCCGGGGAAGGTCGAAGGCGGGAGTTTCAAGCATCTGCTCAGGGCGCCGGACGGCACTCCCGTGAAGCGCCCGCACGACTTTCTTGTATTTCACTGGCCGCATTATCAGCACCGCAAGAACAGCACCCCTGCAACCACCATCCGCAGAGACGACATGAAACTTCACTACTTTTACGAGACGAAGCAGTCGATGTTGTTCGATCTGGGCAAGGATCTCGCCGAGCAAAACGACCTGGCACCGGCGATGCCCGAGAAGGCCGCGGAACTGAAGAAGACGATGATGACGTATCTCGAGACGATCGATGCCAATATGCCCACCGAGAACCCGGGCTACGATCCTGCCAAGGACCCTGCCAAGAAAGGTCAGAAATAA
- a CDS encoding alpha/beta hydrolase: MRKLLILALGVVLSTSAFAAGQIEPTFKDVKYGPHERNTLNFWQVKSDKTLGILVHIHGGGWFGGEKAATQNKDVFKKAYHTASINYPLVKYGDNQPAMANGATRAIQFIRYKAKEWNIDTSRTLLTGGSAGGASSMWLGAHDDMADPESDDPIARQSTRVAGVSITGGQSTLDPFLIEERIGSETLKHNMLFKPFGVENIEELKKNWESKYKAFSNKYTALQHISKDDPPMFLRYKDAEFPAKDAGHGIHHGMFGIILKEKADKVGAKVYVQFKNRTPEVSQKDFMDSILIGKQ; this comes from the coding sequence ATGAGAAAACTATTAATTTTGGCTTTAGGCGTTGTGCTAAGTACATCGGCGTTTGCCGCTGGTCAAATTGAACCGACTTTTAAGGATGTGAAATATGGACCTCACGAGCGCAATACCCTCAACTTCTGGCAGGTTAAATCTGATAAAACACTGGGAATATTAGTCCACATTCACGGAGGCGGTTGGTTCGGAGGCGAAAAGGCCGCGACACAAAATAAAGATGTTTTCAAGAAGGCCTATCACACAGCTTCAATCAACTATCCCTTAGTTAAATATGGCGATAACCAGCCAGCTATGGCCAATGGCGCTACCAGAGCCATTCAGTTCATTCGCTACAAAGCAAAAGAGTGGAATATTGACACAAGCAGAACCCTTCTTACCGGGGGGTCTGCCGGTGGTGCCTCAAGTATGTGGCTGGGAGCCCACGACGATATGGCAGATCCCGAGAGCGACGACCCCATTGCCCGTCAATCCACACGTGTTGCCGGAGTCTCTATCACCGGTGGCCAGTCCACACTTGATCCGTTCCTGATCGAAGAACGAATTGGTTCCGAAACTTTAAAGCACAACATGCTTTTTAAGCCATTTGGAGTAGAAAACATCGAGGAACTGAAGAAAAACTGGGAAAGCAAATACAAAGCATTTTCAAATAAATACACCGCCCTGCAGCACATCAGCAAAGATGATCCCCCCATGTTCCTGCGCTATAAAGATGCGGAATTCCCGGCCAAAGATGCCGGCCACGGAATTCATCACGGTATGTTCGGCATAATCCTCAAAGAAAAAGCTGATAAAGTGGGTGCCAAGGTCTACGTACAATTTAAAAACAGAACTCCGGAAGTCTCCCAAAAAGACTTCATGGATTCCATACTAATTGGTAAACAATGA
- a CDS encoding DUF7402 domain-containing protein — MKKFILISIGLLSLVNIYASDSTYRNVALNPKAGDGSYPQATTNSQYNDTTFAANNAINGQTSNIGYGKTMPSWGPHKRNDLWFKIDFGKEVEIDKAIIWVRAKFKPFAKIDHDSYFKSGVMEFSDGSKHSFTLDRTADAQELKFPKQKTKWVKFTKLVPNKNLWCGFTEVQIWGE; from the coding sequence ATGAAAAAATTCATCTTAATTTCGATTGGATTGTTATCACTTGTAAACATCTACGCGAGTGACTCAACTTACCGCAACGTAGCACTGAACCCTAAGGCAGGAGACGGTTCGTACCCACAAGCAACAACAAATAGTCAATATAATGATACAACTTTTGCTGCTAATAATGCCATTAATGGGCAGACGTCCAATATAGGGTATGGAAAGACAATGCCCTCATGGGGACCACACAAGCGCAATGACCTGTGGTTCAAGATTGATTTCGGCAAAGAAGTAGAAATTGATAAAGCTATTATTTGGGTTCGTGCAAAGTTTAAACCCTTCGCAAAGATCGATCATGACAGCTACTTCAAGTCAGGGGTCATGGAGTTTTCAGATGGTTCCAAGCACTCATTTACACTGGATCGTACAGCTGATGCACAAGAGCTTAAATTCCCTAAACAAAAAACAAAATGGGTCAAATTTACTAAATTAGTTCCCAACAAAAACCTCTGGTGCGGTTTCACCGAGGTACAAATCTGGGGAGAATAA